In one Nicotiana sylvestris chromosome 8, ASM39365v2, whole genome shotgun sequence genomic region, the following are encoded:
- the LOC138875907 gene encoding uncharacterized protein gives MKSLSINVPLVEALKQMSGYAKFMKDLVTKKRSMDHETIKMTHKVSAIVHSITSKLEDPGAFTIVYTIRSADFAMALSNLGESINLMPYSVLKTLGIGQPRATSMRLQMADITMKRSLAIIDDVLVRVDKFILPADFVILYYEVDYEVLIILGRPFLATGKALVDVEGDLTFRVGDEKVVFHVCKINEAAE, from the coding sequence ATGAAAAGTTTGTCGATCAATGTGCCCTTGGTGGAAGCTCTTAAGCAAATGTCGGGAtatgccaagtttatgaaagacttggtaactaaaaagagatctatggatcatgagaccatcaaaatgactcataAAGTGAGTGCCATTGTGCACTCGATAACttcaaagcttgaagatcctggtgcATTTACCATTGTATATACCAttaggagtgcggattttgcaatGGCCTTGAGTAATTTGGGAgaaagtataaatttgatgccttactctgtattaaaaactttgggtattggtcaaccgagagctacttcaatgagattgcaaatggccgatATAACAATGAAGAGGTCGCTTgctattattgatgatgttcttgttcgagttgacaagtttattttgcctgCGGATTTTGTGATTCTATACTACGAGGTCGACTATGAGGTGTTGATAATATTGGGAAGGCCTTTCTTAGCAacagggaaggcattggttgatgtggaaggagatctcaccttccgggtgggtgatgaaaaagttgtCTTCCACGTGTGCAAAATCAATGAAGCAGCCGAATAG